The following are encoded together in the Mesoplodon densirostris isolate mMesDen1 chromosome 2, mMesDen1 primary haplotype, whole genome shotgun sequence genome:
- the CDC42SE1 gene encoding CDC42 small effector protein 1, with translation MSEFWHKLGCCVVEKPQPKKKRRRIDRTMIGEPMNFVHLTHIGSGEMGAGDGLAMTGAVQEQMRSKGNRDRPWSNSRGL, from the exons ATGAGTGAATTTTGGCACAAACTGGGCTGCTGCGTGGTAGAGAAACCCCAGCCG aagaagaagaggagacgGATTGACCGGACCATGATTGGGGAACCAATGAATTTTGTCCACCTGACTCACATTGGCTCTGGGGAGATGGGTGCTGGAGATGGACTTGCCATG ACAGGTGCAGTTCAGGAGCAGATGAGATCCAAGGGAAACCGAGACAGACCGTGGAGCAATTCTAGGGGCTTATAG
- the C2H1orf56 gene encoding protein MENT, whose product MVPATGALLWALLLSLGPRAAGAEGLTSTAMPRDSFRFGGPMTRSYRSTARSTRRVDSQKMRVTMEDEDDVVAVADGLAGPAAAKLLASMVSTGSRLQLSAEEDGSLEEGVVIYARKNNTEVETHNTTSSAPGGPSPGFTANDQDSEIRMSSSQWPSTWKANVDQLLSDTTLNQWSTARSTPNQWPPPSPTAMPAPEDPQLVLMPWGPWHCHCKSGTMSRTRAGKLRGLWGHLRVGALSQLRTEHRPCTYHQCPCNREREECPLDTGLSPDTSCTTQTTTRATTATPPPPLVSRLRPTPFIPSLWPNPALAFWKRVRTELEDIWNSLSTVFTELQPVSV is encoded by the coding sequence ATGGTCCCCGCCACCGGCGCGCTGCTCTGGGCCCTGCTGCTGAGCCTGGGGCCCCGGGCGGCGGGGGCCGAAGGCCTGACTTCCACCGCGATGCCGCGGGACAGTTTCCGCTTCGGGGGCCCTATGACCCGCAGCTACCGGAGCACCGCCCGGAGCACCCGGAGAGTTGATTCCCAGAAGATGAGGGTAACAATGGAGGATGAGGACGACGTCGTGGCCGTGGCCGACGGCCTGGCAGGCCCAGCCGCTGCCAAGCTCTTGGCCTCCATGGTGTCCACAGGTAGCAGGTTGCAATTGTCAGCGGAGGAGGATGGGTCTTTGGAAGAGGGGGTTGTGATTTATGCTAGAAAGAATAACACCGAGGTGGAGACTCACAATACGACTTCCAGTGCACCTGGGGGGCCTAGCCCAGGGTTTACAGCGAATGACCAGGATTCCGAAATCAGGATGAGTTCAAGCCAGTGGCCCTCCACCTGGAAGGCTAATGTGGACCAGCTGCTCTCCGACACTACCCTGAACCAGTGGTCAACAGCACGGTCCACCCCGAACCAGTGGCCACCGCCCTCGCCCACAGCCATGCCAGCTCCCGAGGATCCACAGCTGGTGCTGATGCCCTGGGGCCCGTGGCACTGCCACTGCAAGTCCGGCACCATGAGCCGGACCCGGGCCGGGAAACTGCGTGGCCTTTGGGGGCACCTGCGAGTTGGGGCGCTGAGCCAACTCCGCACTGAGCACCGGCCTTGCACCTACCACCAATGCCCCTGCAACCGTGAGCGGGAGGAGTGCCCCCTCGATACAGGTCTCTCTCCTGACACCAGCTGCACCACTCAGACCACAACCAGGGCCACCACCgctactccccctcccccactcgtCAGCCGACTCAGACCCACCCCCTTCATCCCCAGTCTCTGGCCCAACCCAGCCCTTGCTTTTTGGAAAAGGGTCAGGACTGAGCTGGAGGATATTTGGAACAGCCTGTCTACAGTGTTCACAGAGCTGCAACCAGTAAGTGTTTAG
- the BNIPL gene encoding bcl-2/adenovirus E1B 19 kDa-interacting protein 2-like protein yields the protein MRKRLCAPELRLNQTKGPGDNGASPTHSVPSSPDGSSDLEVDELETPSDSEQLDSGHEFEWEDELSRADGLGASEAAERLGQGCMWDVAGEDGHRWRVFRTGQQEQRVDMTVIEPYKKVLSHGGYHGDGLNVVILFASCYLPRSSIPNYTYVMEHLFRYMVGTLELLIADNYLLVYLSGGTSRAQVPPLSWIRRCYRTLDRRLRKNLHALVVVHATWYVKAFLALLRPFISSKFTRKIRFLNSLGELAQLISMDQVHIPEVVRRLDQDLHGSGGT from the exons ATGCGTAAGCGTCTTTGTGCCCCAGAGTTGCGACTGAATCAGACTAAGGGGCCTGGAGATAACGGAGCTTCTCCCACCcactctgtaccttcctctcctGATGGCAGTTCTGACCTGGAGGTAGACGAGTTGGAGACACCTTCAGACTCGGAGCAGCTGGACAGTGGACATGAATTTGAATGGGAAG ATGAGCTGTCGCGGGCAGACGGCCTGGGGGCCAGTGAGGCAGCTGAAAGGCTGGGCCAGGGTTGTATGTGGGATGTGGCTGGAGAAGACGGTCATCGCTGGAGGGTGTTCCGAACAGGACAGCAGGAGCAGCGAGTGGACATGACCGTCATTGAGCCCTATAAGAAAGTCCTATCTCATGGAG GCTACCATGGTGATGGCCTCAATGTTGTCATCCTCTTTGCTTCCTGTTATCTACCCAGAAGCAGCATCCCCAACTACACCTATGTCATGGAACACTTGTTTAG GTATATGGTGGGTACTCTGGAGCTGCTGATAGCTGACAATTATCTGCTTGTTTACCTGAGTGGAGGCACGAGTAGGGCCCAAGTTCCACCTCTGAGCTGGATACGCCGGTGTTACCGCACCCTGGATCGGCG GCTCCGGAAAAACCTGCATGCCCTGGTTGTTGTCCATGCTACATGGTATGTGAAGGCATTCCTGGCACTGCTTCGGCCCTTCATCAG TTCCAAGTTCACACGGAAGATCCGTTTTCTGAACAGCCTTGGAGAGCTGGCCCAACTCATCTCTATGGATCAGGTCCACATCCCAGAAGTTGTCAGACG GCTGGACCAGGATCTCCATGGCTCAGGAGGGACCTAG